The proteins below come from a single Cyanobacteriota bacterium genomic window:
- a CDS encoding Uma2 family endonuclease, producing MTSLVQIPDDLLYPSSDGNPMAENTLQYRWIVMIKENLEILFAKDPHVFIAGDLLWYPIQVSEIPVHETRAPSQAPDVMVVFGVNKGDRPSYKQFRENNIPPQVVFEILSESNRTAKGREAMQQKFEFYQRYGVEEYYVYDPDERVLQGWQRQGQELVPIPTMNQWVSPRLGIRFEWQPGQELVLYYPDGRRFLSSIELAEQAELAQRQAALAQQQAALAQQQAELAQQREQTERQRAEYERSQKELAQQRAEQLAAYLRSIGINPDEIPPP from the coding sequence ATGACTAGCCTAGTTCAAATCCCCGATGACTTGCTCTACCCCTCCAGCGATGGTAACCCTATGGCTGAAAACACCCTTCAGTATCGCTGGATAGTCATGATCAAGGAAAATCTAGAAATTCTGTTTGCCAAAGATCCCCATGTTTTCATCGCAGGTGACCTACTCTGGTATCCTATCCAAGTCAGCGAAATTCCTGTTCACGAGACCAGGGCACCCAGCCAAGCACCAGATGTCATGGTCGTATTTGGGGTGAATAAGGGCGACAGACCCTCCTACAAGCAGTTCAGAGAAAACAACATTCCTCCCCAAGTCGTGTTTGAAATTCTCTCTGAAAGTAACAGGACTGCTAAGGGACGAGAAGCCATGCAGCAAAAATTTGAGTTTTATCAGCGGTATGGTGTGGAGGAATATTATGTCTATGATCCGGATGAGCGAGTGCTGCAAGGTTGGCAACGACAAGGACAGGAACTGGTACCCATTCCCACTATGAACCAGTGGGTGAGTCCCCGCTTGGGCATTCGGTTTGAATGGCAGCCAGGACAGGAACTGGTTCTTTACTACCCCGATGGTCGCCGATTCTTGAGTTCTATTGAACTAGCAGAGCAGGCCGAGTTAGCCCAGCGACAGGCTGCCCTAGCCCAGCAACAGGCTGCCCTAGCCCAGCAACAGGCTGAATTGGCTCAACAGCGGGAACAGACAGAGCGACAACGGGCTGAGTACGAGCGATCGCAAAAGGAGTTAGCCCAACAACGAGCCGAGCAACTAGCCGCCTATCTACGGTCGATCGGGATTAATCCTGATGAAATTCCCCCACCGTAA
- a CDS encoding cytosine deaminase: MQISATDHYWLRNAHVPAPLLTSSLAELPHLHLHDNLCSLDLEIHHGIIHNIVPAQLATESDFPAVPCHDLRGGIVFPCFVDMHTHLDKGHIWPRAANPDGTFASAMAAVQQDSEAHWTAEDVYRRMDFGLRCSYAHGTQAIRTHIDSSGEQAAISFGVVEALQQIWADRLTIQAACLIPMEAFLTPMGEQLADRLAALDGGVLGGLVLMHPELDQQLDRALQLAAERQLDVDFHADETLDPTSNALRHIAKAAIRNQFPGRITCGHCCSLSTQAPQVVEETLQLLQQAAIAIVSLPMCNLYLQDRQAHRTPRYRGVTLIQELQQAGIPVAIASDNCRDPFYAYGDHDMLEVLTMAVRIAQLDAPYGDVAAMVSQTPAQMMGLDTIGQIYIGAPADLVIFRARSFSELFSRSQHDRIVLRRGRAIDTTLPDYADLDNL, encoded by the coding sequence ATGCAGATTTCAGCAACCGACCACTATTGGCTCCGTAATGCCCATGTTCCCGCGCCCTTGCTGACATCTTCGCTGGCTGAACTCCCCCACCTTCACCTCCACGACAACCTGTGTAGTCTTGACTTAGAAATTCACCATGGCATCATCCACAATATTGTGCCTGCTCAACTAGCAACCGAATCAGATTTCCCAGCCGTTCCTTGCCATGATCTGCGGGGTGGCATTGTCTTCCCCTGTTTTGTAGATATGCACACCCATTTGGATAAGGGTCATATTTGGCCACGGGCTGCAAATCCAGATGGCACCTTTGCTAGCGCTATGGCGGCTGTGCAGCAAGACTCTGAGGCTCATTGGACAGCAGAGGATGTTTATCGCCGTATGGACTTCGGGCTGCGCTGTAGCTATGCCCATGGCACTCAAGCCATTCGTACCCACATAGACTCGTCGGGAGAGCAGGCCGCTATTAGCTTTGGGGTGGTGGAGGCCTTGCAACAAATTTGGGCCGATCGCCTGACGATTCAAGCTGCTTGTCTGATCCCCATGGAGGCATTTCTAACGCCAATGGGAGAACAATTGGCCGATCGCCTAGCTGCTCTGGATGGTGGAGTTCTAGGGGGATTGGTACTCATGCACCCAGAATTAGACCAGCAGCTCGATCGCGCCTTGCAATTGGCGGCTGAACGCCAACTCGATGTGGATTTTCACGCCGATGAAACCCTAGACCCAACGTCTAATGCCCTCCGTCATATTGCTAAGGCAGCGATTCGCAATCAGTTCCCTGGGCGCATCACCTGCGGCCACTGCTGTAGCCTATCCACTCAAGCCCCACAGGTAGTAGAGGAAACCCTACAGTTACTGCAACAAGCCGCGATCGCCATTGTTAGCCTACCCATGTGTAACCTGTATTTGCAAGACCGCCAAGCCCATCGCACCCCTCGCTATCGGGGAGTCACCTTGATTCAAGAGTTGCAGCAGGCAGGCATTCCTGTAGCGATCGCCAGCGACAATTGCCGTGATCCCTTCTATGCCTACGGCGATCATGACATGCTAGAAGTGCTGACCATGGCAGTGCGCATTGCCCAGCTAGATGCACCCTATGGGGACGTAGCGGCAATGGTTAGCCAAACTCCAGCCCAGATGATGGGACTAGACACCATCGGGCAAATCTACATCGGCGCACCGGCTGACTTGGTGATCTTTCGTGCCCGTAGCTTCAGTGAGCTGTTCTCGCGCTCTCAGCACGATCGCATCGTATTGCGTCGAGGACGGGCGATCGACACCACCTTGCCCGACTATGCCGACCTAGACAACCTGTAG
- a CDS encoding FtsX-like permease family protein has translation MFAIPLAWLQLLRERTRLLVALAGIGFAVILMFMQLGFRDALFESAITLHKSLQGDIFLISPQSNALIAMRSFSERRLFQARGYDGVDYVSPIYLDFRLWKNPQTRRTRGIMVIGTNPDDPVFDLPAYDRDPLTGAIQPVKFQSLLQKVKIPDQVLFDKDSRPEFIPIIDPKSNTKVLDWFRDGTMLTTEVGGRRVTVAGLFKMGASFGADGNIITSYLNFIRIFNSRKRGIIDVGLVKLKPGADGQQVLAAMRGEAPPPPKNWLGQSPQPETRLLTCKDFEHVSAAGALPKDVCVLSKAEFAEFERSYWQNSTAIGFIFGLGTAMGFVVGSVIVYQILYTDVTDHLPEYATLKAMGYRNLYLTGVVFQEALILAVLGYIPGFVLCLGLYNLTQNATSLPIVMTAERAVLVFILTLLMCIISSIIAIRKVQSADPAEIF, from the coding sequence ATGTTTGCCATTCCCCTTGCTTGGTTGCAACTCCTGCGCGAGCGCACCCGCCTGCTCGTTGCGCTGGCAGGCATTGGCTTTGCCGTCATCCTCATGTTTATGCAGCTAGGGTTTCGAGATGCCCTATTTGAAAGTGCCATTACCCTGCACAAAAGTTTACAAGGGGATATTTTTCTCATTAGCCCCCAATCAAATGCCCTAATCGCCATGCGCAGTTTCTCAGAGCGACGGTTGTTTCAAGCAAGGGGCTATGACGGTGTGGATTACGTGAGTCCAATTTATCTGGACTTTCGCCTGTGGAAAAATCCCCAAACTCGTCGCACTAGAGGCATCATGGTGATTGGCACCAACCCCGATGACCCCGTGTTTGACTTACCTGCCTACGATCGAGACCCTCTCACTGGAGCCATTCAACCGGTCAAATTCCAGTCGTTGCTGCAAAAGGTTAAAATCCCTGATCAGGTGTTGTTTGACAAAGACTCTCGTCCAGAATTCATCCCCATCATCGACCCAAAATCCAACACCAAGGTGCTGGACTGGTTCCGAGATGGCACCATGCTCACCACAGAAGTTGGCGGACGGCGGGTAACCGTTGCTGGGCTATTTAAGATGGGTGCTTCCTTTGGTGCAGACGGCAATATTATCACCAGTTACTTAAACTTCATCCGCATTTTTAACAGTCGCAAGCGCGGCATTATTGATGTTGGCCTAGTCAAGCTCAAACCAGGGGCTGATGGGCAACAAGTCTTGGCTGCTATGCGGGGTGAGGCTCCTCCACCTCCTAAAAATTGGTTAGGTCAATCTCCCCAGCCAGAAACACGGCTGTTGACCTGCAAGGATTTTGAACATGTTTCAGCCGCTGGAGCCTTGCCCAAAGATGTGTGCGTGTTGTCTAAGGCAGAGTTTGCGGAGTTTGAACGCAGCTACTGGCAAAATAGTACGGCGATCGGCTTCATCTTTGGCCTCGGTACCGCCATGGGCTTTGTGGTTGGCAGCGTCATCGTCTACCAAATTCTCTACACCGACGTTACCGATCACCTGCCTGAATATGCCACCCTAAAAGCCATGGGCTATCGCAACCTCTACCTCACGGGTGTTGTGTTTCAAGAAGCGCTGATTTTGGCAGTGTTAGGCTACATCCCCGGTTTTGTCTTGTGCCTGGGGCTGTATAACCTCACCCAGAATGCCACCTCACTACCGATCGTCATGACCGCCGAGCGTGCCGTGCTGGTATTTATCTTGACACTGCTCATGTGCATCATTTCCAGCATCATTGCCATTCGTAAAGTCCAATCTGCTGACCCAGCGGAAATCTTCTAG